Proteins co-encoded in one Campylobacter concisus genomic window:
- a CDS encoding sulfate/molybdate ABC transporter ATP-binding protein, whose product MIEISCKKELNGGGGKFLLEADLSFESGDFVALYGASGGGKTTILRLIAGFEAPQSGFIRVGDKIFFDEKTNLAPQKRNIGFLFQDYALFENMNVFKNLLFAKNDLALANKLLDICGLTSLKNAKISTLSGGQKQRVALARAVMRKPEILLLDEPLSALDNAMREKLQDYLLALHDEFKMSIILVSHDIAEIYKLCNKVFVLENGKISRSGSASEIFLKSAGSQKFAFNAKILEIKKRDTIFVANVLINRQICEVVLSSSEAINLKAGDMVVVSTKAFSVNLEKA is encoded by the coding sequence ATGATAGAAATTTCTTGTAAAAAAGAGCTAAATGGCGGTGGCGGAAAATTTTTACTTGAGGCCGACCTTAGCTTTGAAAGTGGTGATTTTGTCGCACTTTATGGAGCAAGCGGTGGCGGAAAGACCACCATTTTACGCTTGATCGCTGGCTTTGAAGCACCACAAAGTGGCTTTATAAGAGTTGGGGATAAAATCTTCTTTGATGAAAAGACAAATTTGGCTCCACAAAAGCGAAATATCGGCTTTTTATTTCAAGACTACGCACTTTTTGAAAATATGAATGTCTTTAAAAATTTACTCTTTGCAAAAAACGATCTAGCTCTAGCAAATAAACTTCTTGATATCTGCGGTCTAACCAGCCTAAAAAATGCAAAAATTAGCACTCTTTCTGGCGGTCAAAAGCAACGTGTTGCTTTGGCTCGTGCGGTTATGAGAAAGCCTGAAATTTTACTACTTGATGAGCCGTTAAGTGCGCTTGATAATGCCATGCGTGAGAAACTTCAAGACTATTTACTAGCACTTCATGATGAGTTTAAGATGAGCATTATTTTAGTAAGCCATGATATCGCTGAAATTTATAAGCTTTGCAATAAAGTCTTTGTTCTTGAAAACGGCAAAATTTCAAGATCAGGTAGTGCAAGTGAGATATTTTTAAAGAGTGCAGGATCGCAGAAATTTGCCTTTAATGCTAAAATTTTAGAGATAAAAAAACGTGATACGATCTTCGTAGCAAATGTGTTAATAAACCGCCAAATTTGTGAAGTGGTGCTAAGTAGCAGCGAAGCAATAAATCTAAAAGCA
- a CDS encoding TOBE domain-containing protein has translation MIRAKIVGILTKDDVSLFELKGLNLEANLFMLVLNEASKFALDDEVDLGFKSSDVILAKDKLSNNSLENELKCVIEAINFGEILSVISLKCGGIYFEAIISNHALKTMNVGENDEVFAYIKSTSIHISTQK, from the coding sequence ATGATAAGAGCAAAGATCGTTGGAATTTTAACTAAAGATGACGTTAGCTTATTTGAGCTAAAGGGTCTAAATTTAGAGGCGAATTTATTTATGCTAGTCTTGAATGAGGCTAGCAAATTTGCCTTAGATGATGAGGTCGACTTAGGTTTTAAAAGCTCCGATGTTATCTTGGCAAAAGACAAACTAAGCAATAACTCGCTTGAAAACGAGCTAAAGTGCGTGATTGAAGCTATAAATTTTGGTGAAATTTTAAGTGTTATTAGCTTAAAGTGTGGCGGAATTTACTTCGAAGCTATTATCTCAAATCACGCATTAAAAACCATGAACGTAGGTGAAAACGATGAAGTCTTTGCCTATATAAAATCTACAAGCATTCACATAAGTACACAAAAATGA
- the modA gene encoding molybdate ABC transporter substrate-binding protein, whose amino-acid sequence MRKVFKFLCVAALLAINAFGAEVNVYAAANTTYAFPELIKEFNKLHPDAKINLTLGASGGLVTQIQNSAPADIFMAADMGFAQKAYDTGFAVAAPKVYAQGAVAIFSIRNVDFKKGIEVVRGLKAISIANPQTAPYGKASIEALKNAKLYDEVEKNIVYAQKISETLSQALSASDVGFIAASALFDEKMAKYKEGVNYIFVPQELYTPIDQGIVLLKHAEKNDDAKAFYEFILGDKSREIFKKFGYNVPAK is encoded by the coding sequence ATGAGAAAAGTTTTTAAATTTTTATGTGTGGCGGCTTTGCTTGCCATAAACGCATTTGGTGCTGAAGTAAATGTATATGCTGCAGCAAACACAACATACGCATTTCCAGAGCTTATAAAAGAGTTTAACAAGCTTCATCCAGATGCTAAAATCAACCTAACTCTTGGCGCAAGCGGCGGTCTTGTTACTCAGATCCAAAACTCAGCTCCAGCTGATATATTCATGGCTGCTGATATGGGCTTTGCTCAAAAAGCTTATGACACAGGATTTGCAGTAGCTGCTCCAAAAGTTTATGCACAAGGCGCTGTTGCTATTTTTTCTATTAGAAATGTTGATTTCAAAAAAGGTATCGAAGTTGTTCGTGGCTTAAAAGCGATCTCTATCGCAAATCCACAAACTGCACCATACGGCAAAGCTAGTATAGAGGCTCTTAAAAACGCAAAGCTTTATGACGAAGTAGAAAAAAATATCGTCTATGCTCAAAAAATTTCTGAAACTCTATCTCAAGCATTAAGTGCTTCTGATGTAGGTTTTATCGCAGCTAGCGCACTTTTTGATGAGAAAATGGCAAAATACAAAGAGGGCGTTAATTACATCTTTGTTCCACAAGAGCTATACACTCCGATAGATCAAGGCATAGTTCTTCTAAAACATGCTGAAAAAAATGATGATGCAAAAGCATTTTATGAGTTTATCTTAGGTGATAAATCAAGAGAAATTTTCAAGAAATTTGGCTATAACGTTCCAGCTAAATGA
- a CDS encoding TOBE domain-containing protein, producing the protein MKADINLELFLGEDTQVLAKHITLLKAIKETKSITKAAELVGISYKNAWDCLDTINNKSSKPLIIRADGNKKNSGSELSEYANKLIKIYDAILETQKDFLQKICQKVDFEDIDIINLQRMNMNLSARNQLSCEIIGINRGAVNSQIIAKLSNGCTLESNITVESEKNLGLKVGQKVIYIFKAPAVILAKDLDIKISTKNQLKGEVIEAKIGAVNAEITLKLSDEQTLTAIITKDSAIQMKIGVGDTLLAIVKSSQIIIGV; encoded by the coding sequence TTGAAAGCAGATATAAATTTAGAACTATTTTTAGGCGAAGATACACAGGTTTTAGCTAAACATATTACATTATTAAAGGCCATAAAAGAGACAAAAAGTATCACAAAAGCAGCAGAATTGGTTGGCATATCATATAAAAATGCTTGGGACTGCCTTGATACGATAAATAACAAAAGTAGCAAGCCGCTTATTATTAGAGCTGATGGAAATAAAAAAAATAGTGGCTCTGAACTAAGCGAGTATGCCAATAAACTGATAAAAATTTATGATGCCATTCTTGAGACTCAAAAGGATTTTTTGCAAAAAATTTGTCAAAAAGTAGATTTTGAGGATATAGATATTATAAATCTTCAAAGAATGAATATGAACTTAAGTGCCAGAAATCAGCTCTCATGTGAGATTATTGGCATAAACCGCGGTGCGGTAAATTCTCAAATAATTGCAAAACTAAGTAATGGCTGCACGCTTGAGTCAAACATCACGGTTGAAAGTGAGAAAAATTTAGGACTAAAAGTTGGACAAAAAGTTATTTATATTTTTAAAGCTCCAGCTGTTATTTTGGCTAAAGATCTAGATATAAAAATAAGCACAAAAAATCAATTAAAAGGCGAGGTGATTGAAGCAAAGATAGGTGCTGTAAATGCTGAAATCACTTTAAAACTAAGTGATGAACAGACTTTAACTGCTATCATCACAAAAGATAGTGCTATCCAGATGAAAATAGGTGTTGGCGATACACTTTTAGCAATAGTAAAATCATCTCAAATCATTATAGGAGTATAA
- a CDS encoding MlaA family lipoprotein → MKFLLSIFFSLLLACANTDINTNSESDEFDVEFEARKDVFDPLSGYNRMMTHANDFIYVNMLTPVAKGYAYVVPKTARTMVSNFFDNLLFPVRFVNNLLQFKFQNAGEETLRFLANTIIGFGGLTDGAKYYNLKAHDEDFGQTLGYWGLGSGFHIVWPLIGPSNLRDTGGMVGDYFADPISYVDPILLSTGIKSYRAFNSFSQDPTAYEKLRKDAIDLYPFLRDAYEQRRDKLIKE, encoded by the coding sequence ATGAAATTTTTGCTTTCTATCTTTTTTAGTTTGCTTTTAGCCTGTGCTAATACGGACATAAATACGAATAGTGAAAGCGACGAATTTGATGTTGAATTTGAAGCAAGAAAAGATGTTTTTGACCCGCTTAGTGGTTACAATAGAATGATGACACATGCAAATGACTTTATCTATGTAAATATGCTAACTCCAGTGGCAAAAGGCTATGCATACGTTGTGCCAAAAACAGCTAGAACAATGGTTTCAAATTTCTTTGATAATCTGCTTTTCCCAGTTCGCTTTGTAAACAATCTACTTCAGTTTAAATTTCAAAATGCTGGCGAAGAGACATTGAGATTTTTAGCAAATACGATAATAGGTTTTGGCGGACTAACAGACGGAGCAAAATACTACAATCTCAAAGCTCACGATGAAGATTTTGGACAAACGCTTGGATATTGGGGGCTTGGCAGCGGTTTTCATATCGTTTGGCCACTTATTGGACCATCAAATTTAAGAGATACTGGTGGTATGGTCGGAGACTATTTTGCTGATCCTATTAGCTACGTTGATCCTATACTTTTATCAACTGGCATTAAGTCATATAGAGCGTTTAATAGCTTTTCGCAAGATCCAACTGCTTATGAAAAACTAAGAAAAGATGCTATTGATCTTTATCCATTTTTACGCGATGCTTACGAGCAAAGACGCGACAAGCTTATCAAGGAGTAA
- a CDS encoding ABC transporter substrate-binding protein, whose translation MKILKILTMILLFTTSLFAISKEQIKPEVEMKTTKVIEILKDTNLDNNAKTKEIFALLDPFFDYKQMAKISLGKRYNSLSSDEQAKFDAAFEQKLKSSYIDKLLGYKDQQIHITGESEPQKNRYWLTSELINDGKSYEFVYKFYDAKERGWLIYDLDIVGVSIIQTYRSQFGDVLNNADFNTLLQKLNEAVLPDQNKTNP comes from the coding sequence ATGAAAATTTTAAAAATTCTAACTATGATTTTACTTTTTACAACTAGCCTTTTTGCTATTTCAAAAGAGCAGATCAAGCCTGAAGTAGAGATGAAAACAACAAAGGTTATTGAAATTTTAAAAGATACAAATTTAGACAATAATGCAAAGACAAAAGAAATTTTTGCTCTTCTTGATCCATTTTTTGACTATAAACAAATGGCAAAGATTAGCCTTGGCAAACGCTACAACAGCTTAAGTAGCGACGAGCAAGCTAAATTTGACGCAGCATTTGAGCAAAAACTAAAAAGCTCATACATAGATAAACTTTTAGGCTACAAAGACCAACAGATCCACATCACTGGCGAGAGCGAACCTCAAAAAAATAGATACTGGCTAACATCTGAGCTTATAAATGATGGCAAGAGCTACGAATTTGTCTATAAATTTTATGACGCTAAAGAGCGTGGATGGCTCATTTACGATCTTGATATCGTTGGTGTAAGCATCATTCAAACTTATAGAAGTCAGTTTGGCGATGTGCTAAATAACGCTGATTTCAATACTCTTTTACAAAAGCTAAACGAAGCTGTTTTGCCTGATCAAAATAAAACTAACCCTTAA
- a CDS encoding efflux RND transporter permease subunit: protein MRQIFKFIIAKNKLIIALILALSVVFGYLSTKLSVDASAETLLLEHDPDLKAYREIAKRYDAPGFLVVAFTPKDDLFSPKNLELIKNLGDELAKNDMVNSVISIINIPLLNSVKGGITGILDHTPTLQDKDINISKAKLEFAKSPIYSGNLISKDLKTTAIALNLKQDEKFNELVNERNLLSQKESNGTITQAERLKLEALAYEFKAYRDELRKSDHENLEAIKATIAKFNANDELFLGGANMIADDMIGFIKSDLLVYGLSVLALLSFSLWLFFRQVRWIVLPMFICAVSAIFTTGIFGIFDWEVTVISSNYIALQLIITISTVIHLVVSYREFFTKHPKYSQNQLIYLTLRDKFSPSFWAIFTTVIGFSSLMSADIKPVIMLGIMMSTGISVSLVLAFLLFGAINVNLEKLAPIRTFENSFKFTKYCANLALNSRKIIYAVCALVVCFGVYGISKIKVENSFIGYFKESTEIRQGMQVIDTKLGGTIPVDVIVKFKEQKQDKNTEQDEFENEFESNAKDAKYWFNSYHTRVAEKIHDYIKEQKFVGHVSSLATLIKAIKELNNGASDDFLLAAMYEKLPQNYKNILLSPYVSVENDELRFSIRIVDSDSELRRNLFLKELREGLAQLTKNDNVSIEVAGMMVLYNNMLQNLLSSQVDTFGLTVAILFVIFCFIFRSIKLATIAIVSNLIPLCTLFGVMGFFGIPLDVMSITIAAISIGIGVDDIIHYIHRFKEEMLTKSVFESIKAAHASIGYAMYYTSFTIFLGFSVMITSNFIPTIYFGLLTDLVMVFMLLGALIILPSLIASFVKKRDI, encoded by the coding sequence ATGCGACAAATTTTTAAATTTATCATTGCCAAAAACAAGCTTATTATTGCTCTAATTTTAGCTTTAAGCGTAGTTTTTGGCTATCTTAGCACCAAGCTTAGCGTTGATGCGTCAGCTGAAACGCTACTGCTTGAGCATGATCCTGACTTAAAAGCTTATAGAGAGATAGCCAAACGCTACGATGCACCTGGATTTTTAGTGGTTGCTTTTACTCCAAAAGATGATCTTTTTTCACCTAAAAATTTAGAACTTATCAAAAATTTAGGCGATGAACTAGCTAAAAATGATATGGTAAATAGCGTCATCTCTATAATAAATATTCCGCTTTTAAATAGTGTAAAAGGCGGGATTACTGGTATCTTAGATCATACTCCAACGCTGCAAGATAAAGATATAAATATTTCAAAAGCAAAGCTTGAGTTTGCCAAAAGCCCGATTTACAGCGGAAATTTGATAAGCAAAGATCTAAAAACTACAGCGATTGCTCTAAATTTAAAACAAGATGAGAAATTTAATGAGCTTGTAAATGAAAGAAATTTGCTTAGCCAAAAAGAGTCAAACGGTACGATCACACAAGCTGAGCGACTTAAGCTAGAGGCTCTTGCCTATGAGTTTAAAGCCTACCGAGATGAGCTTAGAAAGAGCGATCACGAAAACCTTGAGGCCATAAAAGCAACCATAGCTAAATTTAACGCAAATGACGAGCTGTTTTTAGGTGGTGCAAATATGATCGCTGATGATATGATAGGCTTTATAAAGAGCGATCTTTTGGTCTATGGCTTAAGCGTACTTGCTCTTCTTAGCTTTAGTTTGTGGCTATTTTTCAGGCAGGTTAGATGGATAGTTTTGCCGATGTTTATATGTGCCGTAAGTGCCATTTTTACGACCGGAATTTTTGGTATATTTGACTGGGAAGTGACGGTCATTAGCTCAAACTACATCGCACTTCAGCTCATCATTACTATTTCAACAGTCATCCATCTAGTCGTTAGCTATAGAGAATTTTTCACAAAGCATCCAAAATATAGCCAAAATCAGCTAATTTATCTAACGCTTCGTGATAAATTCTCTCCATCTTTTTGGGCGATATTTACCACGGTTATTGGCTTTAGCTCGCTTATGAGTGCTGACATAAAGCCAGTTATCATGCTTGGCATTATGATGAGCACTGGCATTAGCGTTTCGCTTGTACTTGCGTTTTTGCTATTTGGCGCGATAAATGTAAATTTAGAAAAATTAGCTCCCATTAGAACCTTTGAAAATAGCTTTAAATTTACAAAATACTGCGCAAATTTAGCCTTAAACTCAAGAAAGATTATCTACGCAGTTTGCGCTCTAGTTGTCTGTTTTGGCGTTTATGGTATCAGCAAGATAAAGGTTGAAAATAGCTTCATTGGCTACTTTAAAGAAAGCACAGAAATTCGCCAAGGAATGCAAGTTATTGATACCAAACTTGGCGGCACGATACCAGTTGATGTGATAGTGAAATTTAAAGAGCAAAAACAAGATAAAAATACCGAGCAAGATGAGTTTGAAAATGAGTTTGAAAGTAATGCCAAGGATGCGAAATACTGGTTTAATAGCTATCACACAAGGGTTGCTGAGAAGATTCACGACTATATAAAAGAGCAAAAATTTGTCGGACATGTAAGCTCGCTAGCAACCCTTATAAAAGCCATAAAAGAGCTAAATAACGGTGCGAGTGATGATTTTTTATTAGCTGCAATGTATGAGAAATTGCCACAAAACTATAAAAATATCTTATTAAGCCCTTATGTGAGCGTTGAAAATGACGAGCTTAGATTTAGCATAAGGATCGTCGATAGCGACTCTGAGCTTAGACGAAATTTATTTCTAAAAGAGCTTAGAGAAGGGCTAGCACAGCTTACTAAAAATGACAATGTAAGCATAGAAGTGGCCGGCATGATGGTGCTTTATAACAATATGCTTCAAAATTTACTTAGCTCGCAAGTTGATACCTTTGGGCTAACTGTTGCTATACTTTTTGTCATATTTTGCTTTATTTTTAGAAGCATAAAGCTAGCAACCATTGCGATTGTTTCAAATTTAATCCCACTTTGCACACTCTTTGGTGTGATGGGATTTTTTGGCATTCCGCTTGATGTAATGAGTATCACGATCGCAGCCATTAGTATAGGTATCGGCGTTGATGATATCATTCACTATATCCACCGCTTTAAAGAAGAAATGCTTACAAAAAGCGTTTTTGAGAGTATTAAAGCTGCTCACGCAAGCATCGGATATGCGATGTATTACACATCGTTCACTATTTTTCTTGGCTTTAGCGTGATGATAACTAGTAACTTTATCCCAACTATATATTTTGGCTTACTAACCGATCTTGTTATGGTATTTATGCTTCTTGGTGCGCTAATCATCTTGCCAAGCCTAATAGCAAGCTTTGTAAAAAAGCGCGATATTTAA
- a CDS encoding BON domain-containing protein, with product MILKFSVFAFLALFFCSCSSVLSPATAPLNVYDAYSISRDKRGIYSITRDKFIQSKLQSKILFSKGLSNIDIEIECFYGDAYLIGLVDSKELEDKLVELAKSTDGVRKIYTYLRIKKPEYPCDSLKILANLKQNLFKDSIVEGTNVRVSIVGCDVVFSGVVDSIEQEKHAIWYAKHIDGVADVYSFIKVIK from the coding sequence CTGATTTTAAAATTTAGCGTTTTTGCATTTTTGGCTCTATTTTTTTGCTCTTGCTCTTCGGTTCTTTCTCCAGCAACTGCACCGCTAAATGTCTATGATGCGTACTCTATTTCACGCGATAAACGTGGTATTTACTCGATCACAAGAGATAAATTTATACAAAGTAAGCTACAAAGCAAAATTTTATTTTCAAAAGGGCTTAGCAATATAGATATTGAGATCGAGTGTTTTTACGGCGATGCTTATCTGATCGGGCTTGTTGATAGTAAAGAGCTTGAAGATAAGCTAGTAGAACTAGCCAAAAGTACAGATGGCGTGCGAAAAATTTATACCTATCTTCGTATCAAAAAGCCAGAATATCCATGCGATAGTCTAAAAATTCTCGCAAACTTAAAGCAAAATCTTTTTAAAGATAGTATAGTTGAGGGCACAAATGTGCGTGTTAGCATAGTTGGCTGCGATGTCGTATTTAGCGGCGTAGTTGATAGCATTGAGCAAGAAAAACATGCTATTTGGTACGCTAAGCACATTGACGGCGTGGCCGATGTATACTCATTTATTAAAGTTATCAAATAA
- a CDS encoding molybdate ABC transporter permease subunit: protein MQELSWLFDPLFLSVKVVLCQGALLIIFGLALAYYLAFGKAKFKAILEMIVTFPLIFPPIATGFLLLYLLGKNGIVGKALNLEIIFSFKALVLAAFIASLPLFVKPVASALSSLSKSLSEAAYSLGKDKFQTAIFVLFPCVAKSVAAAFILAISRGLGEVGITLILGGNIIGKTDTISLAIYNAVYDGKSDEALVLSLILVVLSFILFGIINLLDKSKI from the coding sequence TTGCAAGAGCTCTCTTGGCTGTTTGATCCGCTATTTTTAAGTGTAAAGGTCGTTTTGTGCCAAGGGGCTTTACTTATCATTTTTGGGCTGGCTTTAGCCTATTATTTAGCTTTTGGTAAGGCTAAATTTAAAGCTATTTTAGAGATGATCGTAACTTTTCCGCTCATCTTTCCGCCCATTGCGACTGGATTTTTACTGCTTTATCTGCTTGGCAAAAATGGCATCGTCGGCAAAGCTTTAAATTTAGAAATTATTTTTAGTTTTAAGGCTCTTGTATTAGCTGCTTTTATAGCTTCGCTGCCGCTATTTGTAAAGCCTGTCGCTTCTGCTCTTAGCTCACTTTCAAAAAGCCTTAGCGAAGCAGCATACAGCCTTGGAAAAGATAAATTTCAAACAGCTATTTTCGTGCTCTTCCCATGTGTTGCAAAAAGCGTAGCAGCGGCTTTTATCTTAGCGATCTCGCGTGGGCTTGGCGAGGTTGGCATAACACTAATTTTGGGTGGCAATATCATAGGCAAAACAGACACTATTTCGCTTGCCATTTATAATGCCGTATACGATGGTAAAAGCGATGAAGCACTAGTTTTAAGCCTTATTTTGGTTGTATTAAGCTTTATTTTATTTGGGATTATAAATTTGCTTGATAAAAGCAAAATTTAA
- the modA gene encoding molybdate ABC transporter substrate-binding protein, with the protein MKKFLLLMAAIFAFGNENLLVSAGGGYKKIVEAVAQNLKKDGVNIDTSFANITAIMAQAKEGKTDVIVGDEDFLKKSDLKIAEYVNLGSGALVLATKKGVKIEKVEELKALSKIAMPDATKTVYGKRANEFMQKANLSGELKDKILAVAGVPQVVTYILNGEVDAGFINQTELNAHKDEFGSFILIDKSLYAPANIVAAKLEGCDKKADCDKFLNELKSERSKEIYTKFGIR; encoded by the coding sequence ATGAAAAAGTTTTTACTTCTAATGGCCGCAATTTTTGCATTTGGCAATGAAAATTTGCTAGTAAGTGCGGGCGGCGGATATAAAAAGATAGTTGAGGCAGTCGCACAAAACCTCAAAAAAGATGGCGTAAATATCGACACTTCTTTTGCAAATATCACAGCTATCATGGCTCAGGCAAAAGAGGGCAAAACTGACGTGATCGTAGGCGACGAGGACTTTTTGAAAAAGTCTGATCTAAAGATCGCTGAATACGTAAATTTAGGCTCAGGCGCTTTGGTGCTAGCTACTAAAAAAGGTGTGAAAATTGAAAAAGTTGAAGAGCTAAAAGCGCTTTCTAAGATCGCTATGCCAGACGCAACAAAGACTGTTTATGGTAAAAGAGCGAATGAATTTATGCAAAAAGCAAATTTAAGTGGCGAACTAAAGGATAAAATTTTAGCAGTTGCCGGCGTACCACAAGTCGTTACATATATATTAAACGGTGAAGTTGATGCTGGGTTCATCAACCAGACCGAACTAAACGCACACAAAGATGAATTTGGTAGTTTTATCTTGATAGACAAATCGCTTTACGCTCCAGCAAACATTGTAGCTGCAAAGCTTGAAGGATGCGACAAAAAGGCTGATTGTGATAAATTTTTAAATGAGCTAAAAAGCGAGAGATCAAAAGAAATTTACACTAAATTTGGCATAAGATAA
- a CDS encoding nicotinate phosphoribosyltransferase → MNELELKMQGKIKRLTDKTFRLDPRIGEGYFTAKYFLKVNEIIKQNLPDQHVTMQFFQRRDDIVLCGIDEVLAIINKFAKNSSELEIYALDDGDIINANEPVLKISGKYENFGFLENVIDATLTRRSCVATNSRDVIRAANGKDVFSMADRQDDICTQPGDGYASFVGGIKKVATDAQGELTGLKGGGTMPHALIQMCGGDIVKASEIYAKTFKNEKITALVDYNNDVITDALKAANALKERLGAVRVDTSKNLIDKYFENKDTSKFDPHGVCKELIFALREALDKAGFKYVKIVVSSGFSPKIIKEFEAYNTPVDTYGVGSYLVKNDICGFTGDLVELNGKDEAKFGRKNFASDRLKRVKF, encoded by the coding sequence ATGAACGAACTTGAGCTAAAGATGCAAGGCAAGATAAAAAGGCTAACAGATAAGACTTTTAGGCTAGATCCAAGGATCGGCGAGGGCTACTTCACCGCAAAATATTTTCTAAAAGTAAATGAGATAATTAAGCAAAACCTGCCAGATCAGCACGTGACGATGCAGTTTTTCCAAAGGCGCGATGATATCGTGCTTTGTGGCATTGACGAGGTTTTAGCCATCATCAATAAATTTGCCAAAAACTCAAGCGAGCTTGAAATTTACGCACTTGATGATGGCGATATTATAAACGCAAACGAGCCAGTTTTAAAAATAAGCGGCAAGTATGAAAATTTTGGCTTTTTAGAAAATGTGATCGACGCGACGCTTACTAGAAGAAGCTGTGTAGCGACAAACTCAAGAGATGTGATAAGAGCGGCAAATGGCAAGGACGTCTTTAGCATGGCGGATAGGCAAGATGACATCTGCACGCAACCAGGCGACGGCTATGCATCATTTGTAGGCGGCATCAAAAAGGTCGCCACAGATGCTCAGGGCGAGCTTACTGGGCTAAAAGGTGGTGGCACCATGCCTCATGCGCTTATTCAAATGTGCGGCGGGGATATAGTAAAAGCCTCAGAAATTTATGCTAAAACCTTTAAAAATGAGAAGATCACGGCCTTAGTGGACTATAACAACGACGTGATCACAGACGCATTAAAGGCTGCAAACGCCCTAAAAGAGAGGCTTGGCGCGGTTAGAGTGGATACTAGTAAAAATTTGATAGATAAATATTTTGAGAACAAAGACACGAGCAAATTTGACCCACACGGCGTTTGCAAGGAGCTTATATTTGCTCTAAGAGAGGCGCTTGACAAAGCTGGTTTTAAATACGTTAAAATCGTCGTTAGCTCAGGCTTTAGCCCTAAAATTATAAAAGAATTTGAAGCTTATAACACGCCGGTTGATACTTATGGCGTTGGAAGTTATCTTGTTAAAAATGACATTTGTGGCTTTACTGGCGATCTGGTCGAGCTAAACGGCAAAGATGAAGCAAAATTTGGCAGGAAAAATTTCGCTTCGGATAGGCTAAAGAGAGTAAAATTTTAA
- a CDS encoding chemotaxis protein, producing the protein MKFIKILMFLSLLLTACTAANYANAFKKAGILEDGVYRFSQNGLGVKKDLLVKVISVQNTDSSRKKIISMLNIPKKSKITDFKTSDAGVIVWPFYEFEGKFLTTIIVENIKKEDSDKKLLKMLELKHPFYSTILARRKGAKDAIDVKYVLNFKEAKLVKSFQNRP; encoded by the coding sequence ATGAAATTTATAAAAATTTTAATGTTTTTGTCGCTTTTGTTAACTGCTTGCACCGCCGCAAACTACGCTAACGCCTTTAAAAAAGCTGGCATCCTTGAAGACGGAGTTTATCGCTTTAGCCAAAATGGCCTCGGCGTCAAAAAAGACCTGCTTGTAAAGGTGATCTCAGTGCAAAATACGGACAGCTCCCGCAAAAAGATCATCTCCATGCTAAATATCCCTAAAAAATCTAAAATCACGGACTTTAAAACAAGCGACGCTGGCGTAATAGTGTGGCCATTTTACGAGTTTGAGGGTAAATTTTTAACGACAATAATCGTTGAAAATATAAAAAAAGAAGATAGCGATAAAAAACTGCTTAAGATGCTTGAACTTAAGCATCCGTTTTACTCGACGATCCTAGCACGAAGAAAAGGTGCTAAAGACGCCATAGACGTGAAATACGTACTAAATTTCAAAGAGGCAAAGCTGGTAAAATCGTTTCAAAACCGCCCTTAA